A stretch of Metabacillus sp. FJAT-52054 DNA encodes these proteins:
- the trpE gene encoding anthranilate synthase component I encodes MNHSDLPSFLHDAKDFRTIPVVHTYKIDTLTPIQIFNALEKQAVYILESSDRESSWSNYSFIGLNTVFTIEEKQGLFTIRDKNGCSKYESSSFSDVFKNLDDSLQIKLPEIPIPFKGGAVGCIGYDSVSLFEKVKKHPGLNPAEPVCSLAVCSTYIAFDHTENQLYIIEFSFLNGKEEEAELISRYQKADAKINSILKELEENKPLKEMFLSYDHRSNVRFDEVQSNMKKEEFIEKVEKIKKYIASGDVFQTVLSQRFEVPIQANGFDLYRILRKVNPSPYLFYLKADGIEIVGSSPERLIHVQNGHLEIHPIAGTRKRGRNDQEDAALGESLLGDDKEKAEHLMLVDLARNDIGRVAAYHSVKTENYMELTYFSHVMHLLSKVTGQLREGIHPTDALLASFPAGTVSGAPKVRAMEILQELEPTPRNQYAGSIAYIGFDGNIDSCIAIRTAVVKGNKAYVQAGAGIVADSVPESEYEETRSKASALIKAIELANDHFGKEVRYEKHPITSR; translated from the coding sequence ATGAACCATTCAGATTTACCCTCATTTTTACATGATGCAAAAGACTTCCGGACAATCCCGGTCGTCCACACCTACAAAATTGATACATTAACTCCCATTCAAATTTTTAATGCTTTAGAAAAACAGGCAGTTTATATATTGGAAAGCAGCGATCGTGAATCCAGCTGGTCCAATTATTCATTTATCGGGTTAAATACAGTCTTTACCATAGAAGAAAAACAAGGACTATTTACAATCCGGGACAAAAACGGCTGCAGTAAATATGAGTCTTCCAGTTTTTCAGATGTGTTCAAGAACCTTGATGATTCACTGCAAATTAAGCTTCCCGAGATTCCCATCCCATTTAAGGGAGGAGCGGTTGGCTGTATTGGATATGATTCCGTCAGTCTTTTTGAAAAAGTTAAAAAGCATCCCGGATTGAATCCGGCAGAGCCAGTATGCAGCCTTGCTGTATGCAGCACATATATAGCATTTGATCATACCGAGAATCAGCTGTACATTATCGAATTTTCCTTTTTGAATGGAAAGGAAGAAGAGGCAGAGCTCATTTCCAGGTATCAAAAAGCAGATGCAAAAATCAATAGCATTCTGAAGGAGCTTGAAGAGAATAAGCCGCTGAAAGAAATGTTTTTAAGCTATGATCATAGGTCAAACGTTCGTTTTGATGAGGTCCAATCAAACATGAAAAAAGAAGAATTCATTGAAAAAGTCGAGAAGATTAAAAAATATATTGCTTCAGGCGATGTTTTTCAAACAGTCCTCTCCCAAAGATTCGAGGTCCCGATCCAGGCAAATGGATTTGATTTATACAGAATTTTGCGAAAGGTTAATCCTTCTCCCTATCTCTTTTATTTAAAAGCAGACGGGATTGAAATCGTGGGAAGCTCTCCTGAGCGATTGATCCATGTTCAAAACGGCCATTTAGAAATTCATCCGATTGCAGGTACAAGGAAGAGGGGGAGAAATGATCAGGAGGATGCTGCCCTGGGAGAAAGCCTGCTCGGTGATGATAAAGAAAAGGCGGAGCATCTGATGCTTGTTGATCTTGCAAGAAATGATATTGGCAGAGTAGCAGCCTATCATTCTGTTAAAACCGAAAACTATATGGAACTGACGTATTTTTCCCATGTTATGCACCTGCTTTCCAAAGTGACCGGACAGCTGAGGGAGGGGATCCATCCGACTGATGCATTGCTTGCTTCGTTCCCTGCAGGAACGGTTTCCGGAGCACCGAAAGTGAGGGCGATGGAAATCCTGCAGGAACTTGAGCCCACCCCAAGAAATCAATATGCCGGGAGCATTGCTTATATCGGGTTCGATGGCAACATTGACTCATGCATTGCCATCCGTACAGCTGTGGTGAAGGGCAATAAAGCCTATGTCCAGGCGGGGGCAGGAATTGTTGCTGATTCTGTGCCGGAAAGCGAGTATGAGGAAACACGAAGCAAGGCAAGCGCATTGATTAAAGCAATCGAGCTGGCAAACGATCATTTTGGCAAGGAGGTCCGTTATGAAAAACATCCTATCACGAGCCGTTGA
- the aroH gene encoding chorismate mutase, with product MIRGIRGATTSPDNTKESIWAVSEQLFRKIAADNHIVPENVSSVIITATKDLDAAFPAKALRELDGWKHVPVMCMAEIAVPGALEKCIRVMINADTELKQDQVQHVYLEGAVVLRPDLLPSQ from the coding sequence TTGATTAGAGGGATTAGAGGCGCTACGACATCTCCTGACAATACAAAGGAATCGATTTGGGCCGTATCTGAACAGCTTTTCAGGAAAATAGCCGCAGATAATCATATCGTTCCTGAAAACGTATCAAGTGTCATTATTACGGCAACGAAGGATCTTGATGCTGCGTTTCCTGCAAAGGCACTAAGGGAATTAGATGGGTGGAAGCATGTACCGGTTATGTGCATGGCAGAAATCGCCGTCCCTGGAGCCTTGGAAAAATGCATCCGCGTTATGATAAACGCAGATACAGAACTGAAGCAGGATCAGGTACAGCATGTTTATTTAGAAGGAGCTGTGGTGTTAAGACCGGATTTGCTTCCATCGCAGTAA
- the aroB gene encoding 3-dehydroquinate synthase has translation MESVMVAAGELSYPVLIGNQALELLDKVLADGGTVPEKILLITDDTVHRLYGKQVKERLEKISPVAMFAVQSGEEAKSFEQYYAILTYALEKGLDRKSMIAALGGGVVGDLAGFAAATFMRGIPFIQIPTTLLAHDSAVGGKTAINHPKGKNMIGAFYQPKAVFFDPQFLESLPAEEMRSGMAEVIKHAMIADASFLSWLQKDLSAVVNPNADQLATMIKEGIKIKAGIVSQDEKETGVRAYLNFGHTLGHAIEAALGYGRITHGDAVAAGMLFASWLSEKELNADLSAGELKDWFKEIGFPVAVPEELSSEELMNFMLSDKKTASGKVNMVLLKEIGTPVIHSYLPERLQDLLEEFRKEEIV, from the coding sequence ATGGAATCCGTTATGGTAGCAGCTGGTGAATTGTCTTATCCAGTACTGATTGGGAATCAAGCCCTTGAGCTGTTGGATAAGGTGCTGGCTGACGGGGGAACAGTTCCTGAAAAAATTCTTCTGATTACAGATGATACGGTACACAGACTTTACGGTAAACAGGTTAAAGAAAGGCTTGAAAAAATTTCTCCTGTTGCAATGTTTGCTGTCCAGAGCGGTGAAGAAGCAAAATCTTTTGAACAGTATTACGCGATCCTTACATATGCACTGGAAAAAGGCTTGGACAGGAAAAGTATGATTGCAGCACTCGGAGGAGGGGTTGTAGGGGACCTTGCGGGTTTTGCTGCCGCTACCTTTATGAGAGGAATTCCTTTTATACAAATTCCCACCACCCTACTTGCCCATGACAGCGCTGTTGGAGGCAAAACGGCTATTAATCATCCAAAAGGCAAAAATATGATCGGTGCATTTTACCAGCCAAAGGCCGTTTTTTTTGACCCTCAGTTTTTAGAAAGTCTCCCTGCTGAGGAAATGCGGTCTGGGATGGCTGAAGTAATCAAGCATGCCATGATTGCTGATGCTTCCTTTCTTTCATGGCTGCAAAAAGATCTTTCAGCTGTAGTGAATCCAAATGCAGACCAGCTTGCCACGATGATCAAAGAAGGAATAAAAATAAAAGCGGGAATTGTTTCTCAGGATGAAAAGGAGACGGGTGTCAGGGCTTATTTGAACTTTGGTCATACGCTTGGCCATGCTATTGAGGCAGCGCTTGGCTATGGCAGAATAACGCATGGAGATGCCGTAGCTGCAGGAATGCTTTTCGCCAGCTGGCTAAGTGAAAAAGAGCTTAATGCCGACCTGTCTGCTGGTGAGCTAAAGGATTGGTTCAAAGAGATTGGATTTCCAGTTGCTGTACCGGAAGAGCTTTCTTCTGAAGAACTGATGAATTTTATGCTCAGTGACAAAAAGACGGCATCCGGCAAAGTAAATATGGTGCTCCTGAAGGAAATCGGAACACCTGTAATCCATTCGTATCTTCCTGAGAGACTTCAAGACTTGCTGGAAGAATTCCGAAAGGAGGAGATTGTTTGA
- the aroC gene encoding chorismate synthase: MRYLTSGESHGPQLTAILEGIPAGLHLTAEDINHDLARRQKGHGRGRRMQIEKDQVFIAGGVRHGKTLGSPIALIVENKDWKHWTKIMGAEPIEENEEAEVKRQISRPRPGHADLNGAIKYGHRDMRNVLERSSARETTVRVAAGAVAKRILEDCGIKIAGHVLEIGGIRSEHAPFSSVDELIAKTEDSPVRCADEKAAVKMMEAIDLAKENGDSIGGIVEVVAEGMPPGVGSYVHYDRKLDAKIAAAIMSINAFKGAEIGIGFEAGRLFGSQVHDEIAWDESRGYYRKTNRLGGLEGGMTTGMPIIARGVMKPIPTLYKPLQSVDIETKEPFSASIERSDSCAVPAASVVAEAVVAWELAAAITEQFGQDRMDLIRENAEKMRQRAREF, translated from the coding sequence ATGAGATATTTAACATCAGGTGAGTCACATGGACCGCAGCTGACAGCAATTCTTGAAGGAATTCCGGCAGGTCTGCACCTGACTGCGGAAGACATCAATCATGATTTGGCCCGAAGGCAAAAAGGGCACGGCAGAGGCCGGAGAATGCAAATTGAAAAGGACCAGGTGTTTATTGCCGGCGGCGTGAGGCACGGGAAAACGCTTGGTTCTCCTATTGCTTTGATCGTTGAAAATAAAGACTGGAAGCATTGGACAAAAATTATGGGTGCTGAGCCAATTGAAGAAAATGAAGAAGCTGAAGTCAAGCGGCAGATCAGCCGTCCGAGACCCGGGCATGCAGATTTAAACGGAGCCATTAAATACGGGCACCGTGACATGAGAAACGTGCTGGAACGTTCTTCTGCGAGAGAAACAACGGTCAGGGTAGCTGCTGGAGCGGTGGCAAAGAGAATTCTGGAGGACTGCGGGATTAAAATTGCCGGGCATGTCCTTGAAATCGGCGGAATACGCTCTGAACATGCACCGTTTTCCAGCGTAGACGAATTAATTGCTAAAACAGAAGATTCTCCTGTCCGCTGTGCGGATGAAAAGGCAGCAGTTAAAATGATGGAAGCCATCGATCTGGCTAAAGAAAATGGAGATTCCATTGGAGGAATAGTAGAAGTAGTCGCAGAGGGCATGCCTCCCGGTGTAGGAAGCTATGTCCATTACGACAGAAAATTAGATGCGAAAATTGCTGCGGCTATTATGAGCATAAATGCTTTCAAAGGTGCTGAAATCGGCATTGGCTTTGAGGCGGGAAGGCTGTTTGGAAGCCAGGTTCATGATGAAATTGCCTGGGATGAGAGCCGTGGCTACTACAGGAAGACGAATCGTCTTGGGGGTCTTGAAGGCGGCATGACGACTGGTATGCCGATTATCGCCAGAGGTGTTATGAAGCCGATTCCGACGTTGTACAAACCGCTGCAAAGCGTCGATATTGAAACAAAAGAGCCTTTTTCTGCGAGTATAGAACGATCTGACAGCTGTGCTGTTCCAGCAGCAAGTGTTGTAGCTGAGGCTGTCGTTGCCTGGGAGCTTGCAGCGGCAATAACAGAGCAATTTGGTCAGGACCGTATGGATTTGATCAGGGAAAATGCTGAGAAAATGCGGCAGCGTGCGAGGGAATTTTAA
- a CDS encoding protein-glutamate O-methyltransferase CheR translates to MDEYQLFAKNIYQLTRIDLSLYKEAQMKRRLTSLYEKKGYASFTVYFQELKKSDALLLEFLDRMTINVSEFFRNSKRWEVLEKKVLPELSTDRTKLKIWSAACSTGEEPYTIAMIAKNNGIKEPWILATDLDDNVLARAKLGLYADRAIKEVPELIKRKYFHSLEDSFEVKEDIKKMVQFKKHNLLSDSYESQLDLIVCRNVLIYFTEEAKEIVYSKFSQSLKRGGYLFVGSTEQIFHPDKYGFESTEPFFYRKK, encoded by the coding sequence ATGGATGAATACCAGCTTTTTGCAAAGAATATTTATCAGCTTACAAGGATTGATCTTAGTTTATACAAAGAGGCACAAATGAAAAGACGGTTAACCTCTTTATATGAAAAGAAAGGGTATGCCTCCTTTACCGTTTATTTTCAGGAACTGAAAAAAAGTGACGCGCTTCTGCTTGAATTTCTGGATCGGATGACGATTAATGTATCCGAATTTTTCCGCAACAGCAAGCGCTGGGAAGTGCTTGAGAAAAAGGTTCTTCCAGAGCTTTCAACGGATAGAACCAAGCTTAAAATTTGGAGTGCTGCCTGCTCAACAGGTGAGGAACCATATACTATTGCGATGATCGCCAAGAATAATGGGATAAAGGAACCTTGGATCCTTGCAACGGACCTCGATGATAACGTTCTTGCGAGAGCAAAGCTTGGGTTATATGCAGACAGGGCGATTAAAGAGGTTCCGGAGCTGATAAAAAGGAAATACTTTCATTCACTGGAGGATTCATTTGAAGTGAAGGAAGATATTAAAAAAATGGTACAGTTTAAAAAGCATAATCTTCTTTCAGATTCCTATGAGAGCCAGCTCGATCTGATTGTATGCCGTAATGTGCTGATCTACTTTACTGAAGAGGCAAAAGAAATCGTATACAGTAAATTTAGCCAATCTTTAAAAAGAGGCGGATATTTATTTGTAGGGAGCACGGAACAAATCTTTCATCCAGATAAATATGGCTTTGAGTCAACAGAGCCGTTTTTCTACCGCAAAAAATAG
- the ndk gene encoding nucleoside-diphosphate kinase translates to MVENTFLMVKPDGVQRQLIGEILQRFERKGFQLAGAKLMQISQELAEEHYGEHKGKSFYNELVEFITSGPVFAMVWQGENVIETSRQMMGKTNPKEALPGTIRGDYGVIVGKNIIHGSDSPEAAEREIGLFFKQEELVGYEKLMNSCIY, encoded by the coding sequence ATTGTGGAAAATACTTTTTTGATGGTCAAACCTGATGGTGTTCAAAGACAACTAATCGGGGAAATTTTGCAAAGGTTTGAAAGAAAGGGCTTTCAATTAGCCGGAGCTAAATTAATGCAAATTTCTCAGGAGCTTGCTGAAGAACACTACGGGGAACATAAGGGGAAAAGTTTTTATAATGAGCTGGTAGAATTTATTACTTCCGGTCCGGTTTTTGCAATGGTATGGCAAGGGGAGAATGTCATCGAAACGTCCCGCCAGATGATGGGCAAAACAAATCCGAAGGAAGCACTTCCAGGCACCATCAGAGGGGATTATGGTGTGATTGTCGGGAAGAACATTATTCATGGATCTGACTCGCCTGAAGCTGCTGAAAGAGAGATTGGTCTTTTCTTTAAGCAGGAGGAGCTTGTTGGATACGAAAAACTAATGAATAGCTGCATTTATTAA
- the hepT gene encoding heptaprenyl diphosphate synthase component II: MKFKNLYTFLNKDLDVIEQELEDVVQSSYPMLSEAGLDMLQAGGKRIRPVFVLLSGMFGDYHIDKIKHVAVALEIIHMATLVHDDVIDDAELRRGRPTVKARWDNRIAMYTGDYLLAKSLEQMTALEDPLAHKILSKTIVDVVIGEIEQLKDKYRYEQTMKDYLKRIKRKTAILIATSCQLGAISAGTDPQLHKKLYWFGYNVGMSFQIIDDILDFTSSEKQLGKPVGSDLLQGNITLPVLIAMEDRNLKNEIMKISSDTKPDEIKPIIDAIKKSGAIEKSYDVSNRYLNKAFALLNEMPSNKARSTMHSIAKYIGKRKI; encoded by the coding sequence ATGAAATTTAAAAATTTATATACCTTTTTAAACAAAGATTTGGATGTGATTGAGCAGGAGCTTGAAGATGTGGTTCAATCCAGTTATCCGATGCTTAGCGAAGCAGGACTTGATATGCTCCAGGCAGGCGGAAAACGGATACGTCCGGTTTTTGTTCTCCTTTCGGGAATGTTCGGTGACTATCATATCGACAAAATCAAGCACGTTGCTGTGGCACTTGAAATCATTCATATGGCTACACTCGTTCATGACGACGTTATTGATGATGCTGAACTCAGAAGGGGAAGACCCACAGTCAAAGCAAGGTGGGACAATCGAATTGCCATGTATACCGGGGATTATTTGCTTGCAAAATCACTTGAACAAATGACGGCACTCGAAGATCCGCTCGCACATAAGATTCTCTCTAAGACAATTGTCGACGTTGTCATCGGAGAAATCGAGCAGCTTAAAGATAAATACCGATACGAACAGACAATGAAGGATTATTTGAAGCGAATAAAAAGGAAAACCGCCATATTGATTGCAACAAGCTGTCAGCTTGGGGCTATATCTGCCGGAACAGATCCACAGCTTCATAAAAAATTGTATTGGTTCGGCTATAATGTAGGAATGTCTTTTCAGATCATTGATGACATTCTTGATTTTACTTCCTCTGAAAAGCAGCTCGGAAAGCCGGTAGGAAGCGACCTTTTGCAAGGGAATATTACACTCCCTGTGCTGATCGCGATGGAGGACCGGAATTTAAAAAATGAAATTATGAAAATAAGCTCTGACACAAAGCCTGATGAAATCAAACCGATTATTGACGCCATAAAAAAATCAGGTGCGATTGAAAAATCATATGATGTAAGCAATCGGTATCTTAACAAAGCTTTCGCATTGCTTAATGAAATGCCCTCCAATAAGGCGAGAAGTACAATGCACTCGATTGCGAAATATATTGGGAAAAGAAAAATTTAA
- a CDS encoding demethylmenaquinone methyltransferase, which translates to MQQSKEERVHGVFEKISPHYDKMNSVISFQRHVAWRKETMKRMNVQSGEKALDVCCGTADWTLALGEAVGPEGEAVGLDFSQNMLSVGHEKVKKSGMQQVSLLHGNAMKLPFQDSTFDYVTIGFGLRNVPDYMTVLKEMQRVVKPGGKVVCLETSQPEMPGFKQLYYTYFRYVMPMFGKVFAKSFKEYSWLQESARDFPGMNELADMFRSAGLEKVEVKPYTGGVAAMHMGSKPVK; encoded by the coding sequence ATGCAGCAGTCAAAAGAAGAACGGGTACATGGGGTATTTGAGAAAATTTCCCCGCATTACGATAAAATGAATTCAGTAATCAGCTTTCAGCGCCATGTTGCCTGGCGGAAGGAAACCATGAAACGCATGAACGTACAGTCCGGGGAAAAGGCGTTGGATGTTTGCTGCGGTACAGCAGACTGGACTCTTGCTCTTGGTGAAGCGGTTGGTCCTGAAGGGGAAGCAGTCGGGCTTGATTTCAGCCAGAATATGCTTTCAGTCGGTCATGAAAAAGTAAAGAAATCCGGAATGCAGCAAGTCTCTCTCCTTCATGGCAATGCGATGAAGCTTCCGTTTCAGGACTCAACATTCGATTATGTAACCATTGGATTTGGATTGCGCAATGTTCCTGATTACATGACCGTCCTTAAAGAAATGCAGAGGGTGGTAAAGCCCGGCGGAAAAGTGGTTTGTCTGGAAACCTCACAGCCTGAAATGCCTGGATTTAAACAGCTTTATTACACTTATTTCCGATACGTAATGCCAATGTTTGGAAAGGTGTTTGCAAAGAGCTTCAAAGAATATTCCTGGCTTCAGGAATCAGCTAGAGACTTTCCTGGAATGAACGAGCTTGCTGACATGTTCAGATCAGCAGGACTGGAAAAGGTAGAAGTTAAGCCTTATACCGGTGGAGTAGCTGCGATGCATATGGGCTCCAAACCTGTTAAATAA
- a CDS encoding heptaprenyl diphosphate synthase component 1, whose protein sequence is MISLQNIYETLAELKERLDLKLSHPYLARFLSSPVVDEDKLLLFYAILDEAPVTEEEKKNYTVTAMLVQIALDTHDKVSTSVHVEKGQFFKRQLTVLAGDYYSGLYYALLAEMNDVRMVRTLATAIKEINEHKIRLYEASNMDIEEAVKSMIVIETALCQHLSDHFGIDLWKAVSRKFLSYKRLSAEKMKMVSGSSLMMKKYSSEKGPFQDVETIRTDLIKRCNFYFDEAVSLVERSLESSHTMKQALLGRLENMRFHEDTLSTKLAEEGF, encoded by the coding sequence GTGATTTCTTTGCAGAACATCTATGAAACTTTGGCGGAATTAAAAGAGCGGCTGGATTTGAAATTGAGCCATCCGTATTTGGCGCGCTTTTTATCTTCACCTGTAGTGGATGAAGATAAATTGCTTCTATTCTATGCAATTTTAGATGAAGCTCCTGTAACAGAAGAGGAAAAGAAAAATTATACGGTCACAGCTATGCTGGTCCAGATTGCCCTTGATACCCATGATAAAGTATCGACTTCTGTTCATGTAGAGAAAGGGCAGTTTTTTAAACGGCAGCTTACTGTCCTGGCCGGGGACTATTACAGCGGCCTTTATTATGCTCTTCTGGCAGAAATGAATGATGTCAGGATGGTTCGAACGTTAGCAACGGCGATAAAAGAAATCAATGAACATAAAATAAGGCTATATGAGGCATCAAACATGGATATTGAAGAAGCGGTAAAAAGTATGATTGTAATTGAAACAGCACTTTGCCAGCACCTTTCAGACCATTTTGGTATTGACCTATGGAAAGCGGTCTCCAGAAAATTCCTTTCATATAAACGCCTTTCCGCTGAGAAAATGAAAATGGTATCCGGCAGTTCATTGATGATGAAGAAATATTCATCAGAAAAAGGACCCTTTCAGGATGTAGAAACAATTCGGACGGACTTAATAAAACGTTGCAATTTTTATTTTGATGAGGCGGTTTCACTTGTTGAGAGAAGCCTTGAAAGCTCACATACCATGAAGCAGGCTTTGCTTGGCAGGCTTGAAAATATGAGATTTCATGAGGATACCTTATCCACTAAGCTTGCGGAAGAAGGGTTTTAA
- the mtrB gene encoding trp RNA-binding attenuation protein MtrB: protein MKNPANDFVVIKAIEDGVHVIGLTRGSDTRFHHSEKLDKGEVMIAQFTEHTSAIKVRGNAKILTSHGEMESDPRK from the coding sequence ATGAAAAATCCGGCAAATGATTTTGTGGTCATTAAAGCGATCGAAGACGGTGTCCACGTTATCGGACTGACACGAGGTTCCGATACACGCTTTCACCATTCAGAGAAATTGGACAAAGGCGAGGTAATGATTGCCCAATTTACAGAGCATACATCTGCAATAAAAGTACGCGGAAATGCAAAGATTCTGACCAGCCACGGAGAAATGGAAAGTGATCCCAGAAAATAG
- the folE gene encoding GTP cyclohydrolase I FolE: MNEINHGKIEEAVKLILEAIGEDPNREGLMDTPKRVARMYAEIFSGLNEDPSEHFKTIFGEDHEELVLIKDIPFYSMCEHHLVPFYGHAHVAYIPKGGKVTGLSKMARAVEAVAKRPQLQERITSTVADSILDTLDPHGVMVVVEAEHMCMTMRGVKKPGSKTITSAVRGVFQNDQAARAEVLSLIRSS; the protein is encoded by the coding sequence ATGAACGAGATTAACCACGGGAAAATTGAAGAAGCTGTAAAACTAATCCTGGAAGCGATTGGAGAAGATCCAAACCGCGAAGGGCTGATGGATACCCCTAAAAGGGTAGCCCGCATGTATGCGGAAATTTTTTCAGGCTTGAATGAAGACCCTTCTGAACACTTCAAAACGATCTTCGGGGAAGACCATGAAGAACTCGTCCTTATAAAAGACATCCCATTTTACTCAATGTGCGAACATCACCTTGTCCCTTTTTACGGTCATGCCCATGTTGCCTATATTCCAAAAGGCGGCAAAGTAACCGGACTGAGCAAAATGGCCAGGGCTGTTGAAGCAGTTGCAAAGCGCCCTCAGCTGCAAGAGAGAATTACGTCGACTGTAGCAGACAGCATTTTAGATACGCTTGATCCGCATGGGGTTATGGTTGTAGTAGAAGCTGAGCATATGTGTATGACGATGCGGGGTGTCAAAAAGCCAGGTTCAAAAACGATTACTTCTGCAGTCCGAGGGGTATTTCAAAACGATCAGGCAGCAAGAGCAGAGGTACTTTCCCTCATACGCAGCTCTTAA
- the hbs gene encoding non-specific DNA-binding protein Hbs, with translation MNKTELINAVAEASELSKKDATKAVESVFDTILDALKDGDKVQLIGFGNFEVRERAARKGRNPQTGEEIEIPASKVPAFKPGKALKDAVAGK, from the coding sequence ATGAACAAAACAGAACTAATCAATGCAGTAGCTGAGGCTAGCGAACTATCCAAAAAGGACGCGACTAAAGCAGTTGAATCCGTTTTCGATACGATTCTTGACGCGTTGAAAGACGGCGATAAAGTACAACTTATCGGTTTTGGTAACTTCGAAGTTCGCGAGCGTGCAGCCCGTAAAGGTCGCAACCCGCAAACAGGTGAAGAGATTGAAATCCCGGCAAGCAAAGTGCCTGCTTTCAAACCAGGTAAAGCTCTTAAAGATGCTGTTGCTGGCAAATAA
- a CDS encoding CotH kinase family protein translates to MNSAEASIKKLNCSITPRHLTELRRDLWNDEPLPATLVFQDQIKVHAEIAYRGAHTRKAKKKSYFINHAGRKKVKGESEFHLNAEYYDPSFMRNALSFKFLDLIGLIVPHWEYVKFYINGKYEGIYLKLESVNEDFAEKHRLNPCSIIYAIDGDANFSLHSDLDKSLKKNLLQGYELKSGNKSALMRLTEFIVFVNTATHQEFEKRITEYINVRQYLSWLAGVVCLQNFDGFVHNYALLLDEQTNQFIIIPWDYDATFGRDVNGTDMGAEYVRIEGYNTLSARLLAIESFKNIYAGLMNSLLDQTFTTKTITPMIDDLFAQLEPEVQGDPYVGKYVQEFRQEPRFIKDFIQARNDFLSRELSNRGWK, encoded by the coding sequence ATGAACTCTGCCGAAGCATCCATCAAAAAGCTGAATTGTTCCATCACTCCCCGTCATTTGACTGAACTTAGACGAGATTTGTGGAACGATGAACCTCTCCCTGCTACACTTGTCTTTCAGGATCAAATAAAGGTTCATGCCGAAATAGCATACAGGGGAGCACATACAAGGAAAGCGAAGAAAAAATCATATTTTATTAATCATGCAGGAAGGAAAAAGGTGAAGGGAGAAAGTGAATTCCATTTAAATGCTGAATATTACGATCCTTCTTTTATGAGAAATGCATTGTCATTTAAGTTCCTGGATTTAATCGGACTGATTGTCCCTCACTGGGAATATGTAAAATTTTATATAAATGGAAAATACGAAGGAATTTATTTGAAACTTGAGTCTGTAAATGAAGATTTCGCAGAAAAACACAGGCTTAATCCGTGCTCCATCATCTATGCAATTGATGGAGACGCTAACTTTTCTCTTCACAGTGACCTTGATAAGTCGCTGAAAAAAAACTTGCTTCAGGGATATGAACTTAAATCAGGCAATAAATCAGCGCTAATGAGGCTAACTGAATTTATTGTATTTGTAAATACGGCCACACATCAGGAATTTGAAAAAAGAATTACTGAATATATAAATGTCCGTCAGTACTTGTCTTGGCTGGCAGGTGTCGTTTGCCTGCAAAACTTTGACGGTTTTGTCCACAATTACGCACTATTGCTGGATGAACAGACCAATCAATTTATTATTATCCCCTGGGATTATGATGCAACCTTTGGAAGAGACGTGAATGGGACCGATATGGGAGCTGAATACGTCAGAATTGAGGGATACAATACACTGTCTGCAAGACTCCTGGCCATCGAATCTTTTAAAAATATTTATGCAGGGCTTATGAACAGTTTATTGGATCAAACATTTACTACCAAAACAATTACTCCAATGATTGATGATCTGTTTGCCCAATTGGAACCAGAAGTTCAAGGAGATCCTTATGTCGGGAAATATGTACAGGAATTTAGACAGGAGCCACGCTTTATTAAAGATTTTATTCAGGCTAGAAACGATTTTTTATCCAGGGAATTGTCCAACAGAGGATGGAAGTAG